The Vitis vinifera cultivar Pinot Noir 40024 chromosome 3, ASM3070453v1 region GTTTTATCTCTATCTTTTCTATGGTCTACAATGGAGGTTGAAGGCTTTGATATTTATCTGCCGCAGACAGACCTTTGTCTATTGCCCAATATGCTCATATCATCATCCCAATAAAGATTGCCCACCCCTGATGATCTTCATGGGGCAAGTCAACTGTGCATGGAGGTAATCCCTTACACATctagaaaaccatttttcagaGTATTGCCAAACAACCCCTAATTAAATCCTTGAGGAGGATTTGATATGACAAATACATAATGATACAAGGGGACAAGGGGGGGCTGGGGGGATGGGGGGTGTTCCTCTCTCCTTTGCCACTACAAAAATGGACGATGAAGTAGAAGTATATATGATAGGTTGCTTCAttcatcaaattttgttttgtgcaccaattttctaaaatttgtatatatttgacCAAGATATGAGCAAAGGGACTCAATAGGTTAACATTCACtcaattattattcatttgattCAACTGCTGGTTATTATTTACCTACTTAATATTGTTTAACCAACTCAACTAGTTAGTGTTCACTCGATTGAAGGCTAATCGAATCAATGATTGATCGGTTGAGCTTGTTGTCAAGGGAAGAATAAAAGAGGACACAAGACACTGAATGGTAAAAGGCAatacataaaatagaaaaaaataaagacgCATAAAGTAATAATAAGAATCTATTTCAGTCAATATTTCTATGAATAAAGaccaataaaatattaataatatttaattctcataatttaggaaataaaatttattcacaatatattcttatataaaatttttttaaagaaataataaaacacAATCATATCAATTGTCAAATTATCAAACActtcatggtattagagctagaGGTGTAGGCTCAAACTCGAGTCTAACCTTCCATTAGTATTCTTTTTAGTTTGATCTTAATCAAActagaaatcatatttttccTACTATAGCGAAATCAaatcattcattcatttatgACATCAATGTGAAATCAAATTATTCTATTCGTTTACGGCACTAGTGTTCTCCAACATCTTTTAGGTGGAGAAAAACTTGAAGAAATTAAGGAtgatgagggaaaaaaaatcctatCCTATAACACCAACTATTGATTAACAGTGACAAATTTACCATTTTATGAGTTCATGGAACTATGAAAGAAGACGTTTTTAGTATGATCTTAAGTATTAACATGATATATATGGTATAAACTTCCCTTAAAGAACAATTGTTTCCTATTAcagttgaaaaataaaaattaatgatatcttgaagaatatttaaaagactttaaaatatatgtgACAATTTCACTGCAATCAAAAGTAAATTTTAGATGAAGACAAAGTTTGTCAATTCGCACATAGCTTAAGATAAAGGTATGaatatacttttatatatatacttagtATGCTTACTAAATCACCTTATCATTCCTTTAGCCAAATCATAGTAATTTTTCAAGGACATAAACAATTAGTCATCACCAAAAAGAAGGAGAGAAAACGCTCTTAGAGCATGCATAAGTTTTTATTTGGACAATATAGGCCATGCCAAAATGGTTGAAGAggcaaaaaaaatttagtttgaGGGGAAGATGTTTTACCTTTCTTTCATGTTACAATTAAGTTTCGAGACAAGCTAGACACTCATATTCATTCTCATTACAACTTAAGGGGAtatgtgaagaaaaataaaatcaaataggaCAAAAGAGGATAAAGAGTAAGAAGACAAAAAAGAGACAAAATGATAAGACACAAGGcataaaatggaaaaagatgaTGCACATATATAACGATGAAAATTATCTTCAATCAATATTTCTATAAATCaagaataattaaatattaataatattttattctcttaatttagaaaataatatttaattttcttaattttagaacatttattatttctttcttgtATAAATTtctgaaaagaaataataaattacaATCATTTCCATTATCGAATTATCAAACTCTTCACCTATTTGACCCAACAGTCACTTTCTAGACCTTCCATCACCCAATGGCTAGTAGTTGATTCAATCGATTAGTCAACCAATCAACCATAACTAAGACGAGAAAAATGAATAGGAAGAGAATAATGTTTATAAGGCATTTGAGGAGCCAATAGGGTAGTCTTGGTTTCCATTCAATTTCATGTCGTTGTCTATGGTTAATATGCTGTCTTCCTTAGCCTTCAAAACAGTAAGGTAAGTGTGAAGAAATGCAAGAAGGGATATGTGGTTTCCATGTAAAGAGGGCCATGGTGTGTATGTACAAATTAATATCCGGTTGCAGGCATTTGCTTGATTTTTTGGAGTCATGTCACGATCTCATTTATCTGGGACGACTATTTTGTTAGCTCCTGATTTAACTACTCATGCAAGTTGCTGAATTTTTGGGTTGAAAATGGAACCCCCCAAGCACCATTGTCCATGTCGCCGCATTGCTGTTGGGCAGTTCCCACTCATCACCTTGTAGCTTTggcaacatttttttaaaaataatttattttagaataattctttaaaacaatcttattttatttttaaaaacaaatttcatttaAGAACTCGATTTTTAGGCTTAAGGTTGTTGCATAATCAATCAAGATAGTATAAATAGTTATGATAAGGAATTAAAATTGAgtgtttaaattaaaaaaaaattaaaattacttttatgatTAAGCGCTTATATTAGCCGCTCAAACACCTAAAGCAATCAAGCATTGATAAGAGGTGTTTGACCACACTTAATAACTCACAAAGGTTCTAGGTTTGATCGGCCTAATTCCATAGTTtacaaaatttctaaattttgtatattatttttagtagattctgtgacatcccacatcagaTAAGGAGGAAAGTTTCTagcgctatataagtatgaactcctCGTAACCTTATAGacacgttttaaagccgtgagatCCCCTTTGGGtccaatcccatgggacacaacgagaaCATTGTATCTACATGTAGGTATGTTTGGGACATCCTACATCTCGTAACACtatagacgcgttttaaagccattGGAAACTTAAGATTTTGGAATCTAGTCCAAGTCCATTTAGGGTTTCACTTGtatatataaacttttaaaattatttgatttattttttgggcTTGTGAGGGAATTctcttaaaatattaaagagtCAATTAAGGAATATGGTAATATTGTAAGTTGCATATGTGAGATTTGGTGAAGTAATTATTGATAGATTGTATACTTAATTCTTAATAATTAGTCGGTTATACTTTTATGATGTCTAATCTCACGTGCGACACTCAACTCGCTTGATGTTTCTAACTCAGCCTTTCCAGCTGTGACATTAGGCACTTGGGCAAGCCCAGAGACTCATTAACCTCATTTTTGTTACGAAGAGAAGCGCGAAGGGTAGTCTCAAACTCCAAGTCAAGTAAATGGGCTTTGGGTTGAGTGAAGCTGGGTCATGGGCTTGACATCTGGAAGCTTGGAAGTGGACTGTGGACCTGCATTTTGTGTATGGACTGAAGTCAGCCCAAAGACAAACGCTTGGGCTGCAGGAGCTTTGAACTACTTCCCTCTCTGCCATGAACATGATCTGAAGACTCTTCTGCTCTAAGGGTGTGTCTGCTTCACATGAATGGAAATTCATTACTAGTTTATTCCGGCATTTGATTGGCTGCACATGTAACCCGCAcccaattttgtaaattttgtcgGTAAAAGTTTCTGGTATCATATAAATATGGGCTTATTGAACTCCTATTAACATTGTAAATGCACTTTAAAGTTGTGAGGGCTCCTTTAAACCCAAAGTGAACAATATCCACACAATTGGATACAGGTCGTTAAAACACATATTAACCTCGAATAggaataaaaatttcaatctcaTTCTATGCTGCCACtatgattttaatttcaatctcataaataaaaatagattacttTTAGAATGAGCAAAATCTCCATTACAAAGATTTAAAATGCCATAAAAACACAATGTTCAGCATTGATGGTACATTGGTAATTCCTCCTCTTATTTTGATACATCAGCACAAACAGGGCTTCCccactttcccttttttttttgttctttgggGTTGTATTATACCTATGAAAAACCAAACAGGTCAGAAACTGGGTTGAAGAATTCAAAATCCTTCGAAGTTAATCCACTAAGGCCCCCTTTCAGTTCTTTATTTGTCTTCTCCAAGCGATTCCTTTCACTCATCAGTCTTCAGCTTCTTCTTCCCTCTCCCTGGGGACTCCTCCAAAGTGATTTACCAAAATTTCAGCAACCAAGGGCACTAAGTCTTTGCAAGGAACACGCTTCTTATAAACCTCTCCCAAATGACAGTCGCTCCCAATTCTACCTCCTAAGAATACATCTGCCCCTTCACAAACGTTCCCATTCTCGTCCCTTGTCATGCACCCCATGAATCCGATATCCGCCACTTGCACCTGGCCGCAGGAGTTTGGGCAGCCGGTCCAGTGCATCCTCACTGGCTGGGTCACTGAAACCAGCCGCCCCACATCCTCCGTCACCTTCAATGCTCTGGCCTTGGTCTCGATAATGGCCTGTCCACAAAACTGATTGCCGGTGCAGGCCACCAAGCCTTTCATGAGAATAGGAGGCTCCGGAGAGAATCTGTCTCTCAAGAGAGGCTCTTTGAGCAAGGCTTCAAGTCTTGAGTTCTCCACATTGGGAATTATGATGTTCTGCTCTACAGTGAGCCGGAGCTCGCCTGAGCCATATTCGTCTGCCAATCGAGCTAGCTCGTCCATGTCATCTGCCTGGACTCGACCCACTGGAATGTGAATACCCACAAAGCTAAAGCCTTCCTGTTTCTGGGGATGGACACCAAGGTAATCTCTCCTCTCCCATTGCTTCTGAACCAGGTCTTCAGAAGATGATCTTTCCAGCTCTTGTTGGGGCATTCTTTTCACCACCTCTGCCCGGAACTGCTCTATGCCCTGCATTcagtagaaaaaattaattagatttGCTCCCAAATGTCATAGTTGGTGTGGCGTCTGATGAATTAAAACCTCTACTCACCAGCTCATCAATTAACCACATCATTCTTGTCTTTTGGCGGTTTCCTCTGGTACCAAGATCCCTGTAAGCCTCTAGTACTGCTTGACAAACTGGGAGGACATCGTCGGCAGGGATCCAGGCATCGAGAGGAATAGCATCAGCACAACGTTTGGGACTAAAGAACCCGCCTACTAGCAGATTGAATCCAAATCTTCCTTTCTTTGTGGCAGGCATGTACGCCAGATCATTGATGTGGGGATGCTCATAGAGATCATGGGAGCCTACAACACACACATTCCACTTCCTCGGCCTGTTCAGACAAAATTATACGTTAGGCATTCAAGAactattatttcatatatatatatatatatatatatatatatatatatatatatatatatatatatatatatatatatatattgttcatTCACTGTTCTTCATCCTCTCAATCCAACCTAGTTTGCAACCACTTGAATAAATTCCTAATATGCAGGCTTCCAATGAGAATCATATAAACCACAAACTAATGTGTTTCCTCAAGAAAGAAGCCGAAAGGAACTTACAAGTTAGTGAAGGCTGTATTCCCACGAGCATTGGCAGTAATGAATTGGGATAACAAGTTGGTGTAAGGTCGTGTATCAACAATCTCATGAGGGTCAATGCCTGCAAGAGGATTTCCAAcaggattcctcacattgtcCATGCCACTCTGCAGGCTCGTCAAACCAACCTCTGAAAGACCCTTTAGTATTTCAGGCACATCAGGCAGTACCACACCTCGAATTTGCCAGTTTTGCCGCGTAGTCACATCGGCACATCCCTCCTTCCCGTATTGCCTTATTGCACTGGCCAGGTAACGAGTTTGTGCACTTGATGTCACCCCATTTGGCAGCTTCAATCTCATCATAAATCTACCATCTAATCAACACCATTCAAAGAAAATTTCAGCATAGAACAAATGAGGGGTCTGTGGAGGCTTTTCTTACTGGATGATGGGAATGCAAATGGTTGATTATAATAGTTATGCTCTGTTTGTTTC contains the following coding sequences:
- the LOC100253671 gene encoding ferredoxin--nitrite reductase, chloroplastic-like (The RefSeq protein has 1 substitution, 3 frameshifts compared to this genomic sequence); translation: MASISVPFLSQAPTHLSNSTSLRLKTRISATPTPTPTPTTVAPSSTAAVDSSRMEPRVEERGGYWVLKEKFREGINPQEKVKIEKDPMKLFIEDGFNELASMSFEEIEKSKHTKDDIDVRLKWLGLFHRRKHQYGRFMMRLKLPNGVTSSAQTRYLASAIRQYGKEGCADVTTRQNWQIRGVVLPDVPEILKGLSEVGLTSLQSGMDNVRNPVGNPLAGIDPHEIVDTRPYTNLLSQFITANARGNTAFTNLPRKWNVCVVGSHDLYEHPHINDLAYMPATKKGDLDSSASRRFFSPKRCADAIPLDAWIPADDVLPVCQAVLEAYRDLGTRGNRQKTRMMWLIDELGIEQFRAEVVKRMPQQELERSSSEDLVQKQWERRDYLGVHPQKQEGFSFVGIHIPVGRVQADDMDELARLADEYGSGELRLTVEQNIIIPNVENSRLEALLKEPLLRDRFSPEPPILMKGLVACTGNQFCGQAIIETKARALKVTEDVGRLVSVTQPVRMHWTGCPNSCGQVQVADIGFMGCMTRDENGNVCEGADVFLGGRIGSDCHLGEVYKKRVPCKDLVPLVAEILVNHFGGVPREREEEAED